The nucleotide sequence CATATTCAAATTATGCTGGATGTGAAGATATAAGGAGATCTACTCAGGATACATATTTTTATAGGCTGGAGGAGCAGTATCCTAGAGAAGCATAAAGCAACTAAAAACTACTTCATCTACTATGGAAGCTGAGGTGGTGGCATGCTATGAGGCTATCTCTCAAGCATCATGGTTAAGACAATTTATCACAGACATTAAGACAGTGCCATCCATTAAGAAGCCAATTTGTGCTTACTTTGATAACACAGCAGCAGTTAGATTTTTTAACAATACTTATTCAGTTAGTCAATGTAGATACATCAAGATCAAGTATTTTGTCATAAAGGAAGATGTTCGGGATCACAAGGTTTCGATCGAACATATAGGTACCAATGGTAACATTGCTAACCCATTTACCAAAGGGCTTACACCTAAGGTTTTTGTAGATCATGTAAGGAACATGGCCTTAAGCAAATCATTAtgtatttaattataatttttagatattacaaccatggttttaagtatcggtgcgtatcgtgccgtatcggccgatacgtatccttATCGGTAGGCAttggcacgatacataccgatacgctacggggaattttgggcccccttttACGTATCGCTGTATCGTGAGTATCGTACCAtaccgtaccgtatcggtaccgatacgtacgatactctacgatacgaacttttgaaaatctggaaattcccgagagtatcggtacgtatcggtatgtatcgatcgtaTCGTgaagtatcgagccgtatcgtactgtatcggtactgtatcggtacgtatcgactgaaaatatgaaaattcccgtgaatgtgccttttattgtttgaacaaacacttcaaactctcaccaatagttttctatatttctcttatttcttcccctttgattcacacacctttttggagactcaaatggtagattgaaagaaacattgtcgaagtgaatggttcaaagaaggagaaaaacatagtccaagaagaactttgaacttgaaagttgaaaattttgaatagtaagttcttgaatctttactcacttttttcaactttaaccttagattttcaagtttttttacaaatctaaggttcatcataggggtgtcaaccagtcgggtcggttcggtttcgatcgggcttaatcgggcttaaagactttcaaaggctacaccgtgtccgcccatttaactaatcgggcttagttattgagggcatggtacactttatattcgttCGGTCGGCCtagggctataatcgggccaccttaatcgggctttagtcgggtcTTAATTGGGCtacagacatgtttaatgttaaacgggctttaaccggtttttaaacggaccctctttaaaatgtgctcttatattccggcccattcatgcaaacccaaaaaaatgacaataaattaataaatgataccaaatataaccattatttaaaatatgaacatgtttttactttttagtttttactttctaatttggggggtaaaataggtattctacaatcattaaagggtcgggctaggccagtgcacaataggccggtctcgatcgggtgttaaacggtcggtctcgatcgggtgcccgatggtccaagtagcaaaaccaagaccgaccgtttataaacgggtcgggctcaagcccgacacgtttaataaacggtccgggctggaccgatctataaacggtcggtccctaTCGGTTTAGTcagttcgggccacgaattgacacccctagttcatcacacttagaatcacattttgtgcatcattattacatgaaatcattggatttataaggatttacaaacttttttcaagagaaaatgagggtttcaatttatttcaaatttcttagatctactcatgctcaatgattaaaaatgtttagattttttatatgttatgtaaaaacaagtgttctacaacttccatggaaaattttgatttttctcaaaaaaatatatttgtctatcaataccataccctcatcattttgaacattttcaactcaatatatttgtctatcaatacgataccctccacttaagtatttatgcattctacatgttatatataactttttttaactgttttttttatgcaaaagtgtataaaaatgtgtttcctatccatttatgtgcgtatctttagcgtatcttagcgtatctccgatacgatacgatacgataccctccgatacgtatcttaattttgaccgaccgatacagcgaccgataccgatactttaatccttgattacaACATAAAGTTTGATTCCGACTAAAGTATCAATAAAGCTGTTGTCATTTTGATTTTCCTGTTCTTCAATTATAGTAGTGCACATTTATTCTGAATAACAGATGCCTATACTCATTAGGCAATAAAGTTTGGACTAAAGTAGACCACTAAGCCAATTCAGAATTAATCATGGGATTAATTCTATAAAGTTTAAACGTCATCACATAATGGTTCAAGTTCAGAAGGATAACTTATCGTGATACATGGAAGGAAAAAAGTTAAGTATTGGAAACTAGGACGGCCATGATTCGTTGagttaaaattttcatcttgAATGCAATGTTCTCCATCAGATTGAGTTCAGTATGGCCATACATAAAGTTTGAAACTTAATCATTTGTTTGGTATAGGTCAATCTAggccaagtgggagaatgttgACTGATGTGGCCTTATGTTGCCACATAAATCATAATTaacatatttaattaaataaatgttGGCTAATAAGGCCTTACGTTGCCACATATGTCATAATTAGTatacttaattaaatattaaataaagcAAAGGTAATGTAATTGGATGTAACTAGCTATCTACCATAATTGGTGGAGATAGTGTAGTTAATATAAATAAGGATTCTAGTCCCTCTTTTTATTCAACGCAATCTTGTCTCGTCCCATTGAGAAGACAAGActtgaaagaagaaataagaaagagattGACTAAGAGTGAGACAGTTTTTCTCACACCAAATCTgtcaaagaaaaggagaaaaactaAAGAAGATCTCACCAATATCCTGCAATGGCAGGTTACTACGGTCCAAGAAGAGGTAGACCGAAATATTTAATTTCGCATTTGGTTTTGGTCATTAGGTTCCTCCCATGATCTAACATGGCTAGCTCCAATGGTTGGTATATTCAAGGACGAAGAGAACCGAGAAGAGATCGGTGTCGGATTAGCGGGTtgaaatgtaaaaaaaataatataaaggaaaaatgattATCAGGTGAAAAGGAAAGGTAATTTGGGCATTTAAAAACAACAGGAGAGAAGATGTAAAAGCTTAAAAGTAGGGGAGTATCAGAAAAAATTTGTAAGATAttggagttttagtaaatataggctaagtgtaggggagtgataataaTTGCCCCATAAATCTATTATAGCAGGGGAAATTCTGTCTATATCTCTCCTATTTATTCTCTTATCAAAACCGTGGTGGTACTCCCTCCCAAATTTCTCTCTAAGTTATTTTATGTACAACTTTCTCATCCTTTATCTtatctttccttatttttctcctctttttttcttttaatcgtCCAATAGCCCTAGAACGTGGgatattttttcccttcttttcccaTCTCTCTTTCCAGCAAGCCATGTccctctttccttctatttatctgatttttttttttcttttaaattgtcCAAGAGGCTTAAAACGTGGGGAATTCCTtcccctattttatctcctcttttttttttttttttttttccaaaatttatcTTCCCAACTGAAATTTGAGAAACGAAAAGGATGGATTCGGGCGTGATAACTTCAATTATGATAacaaagtggagagagagagagagaatcctttTGGAATATTGATCGTACATGGTGTCCTTCCTTGCATATATCATGACgatatataatttttcttcGGCAACCCAATTCCAATCCATAATCTTCGTCAGTTCTTATGGTACTTTCCAGAATCAGTTAGAAAGGAATGTTAGCTTTGCAAGAGAGATAACTAATGAagtgaatgtgtgtgtgtgtgtgtgagagagagagagagaggattttcccaacaaaatttaaaattacaaATCACGAATGCCCTTGTACCTCAAGAGGTATGTCTTGCATCGTATCCTTTTGAGGATCCATTAGGAGGATAATTTGGTCCATTTAAATGTAtaaatagaatatatatatatatatatatatatatatatatatataacttacccAAGAGTGAGTCTCAAACCTAGTCAGTGTGTTAGGTATAATGTGATGAGAAACATGGGGAATCCAAGGATCCACCGAAAAAAATATGTTGACAATTACCAACCTTGGCAACAACCATCTTAACTAAAGCAATATATTAGTTATGATATTCCAAGTCAAACCTCTCTTGGTCATGACCGAAAGGTCAAACTATGATTTATGAAAGCAATAGCTAGCTCTTAGGCCAGTTGATTTTAAGTAATGGAGGCAATAAATTTTAACTAGGGATTTAAATGGATAATcaaatatttgaatttgatttgcattcGTATCCATTTAGGGATATTCATAGGTCAAACGATATGTGTATCTGAATTCGAATTATTCAGAAAATAATTATCGAGTTCAATCAGATAATCAAGTAATGAtttagggttcttgaagtttagacaGATTCTATAGAATTAGAAAAAATGCTAAGACAACTTAAAAATATGGATTGAAAGCAAATAGTATTCACTGGGGAAGAAGGTCCGGATTATACAAGTTAGAGATGTAAGTGCATAATCAAAAATCGTAATTCAATTAGCCTCCATATTCATTTAGAGGCATCTATATATGATCAAGAATATCTGGATCTGATCACATCCACTCCTATCTAATCCATATTTGATCCGTTTACCTCCCTAGTTTTAATAGCTAGCCAGATAAGTAGGGTTTCCTCGATAGATAGTAACATATCAATTTTGATGGTCCAATTCTATCATATGACCAACCTTATACCGAGTTCGTGTGTATTTTTAACCATCATTCTGGATAGGCCTTACCTAAAGTAGTAACATTTTGGTTCAATaactgttattattattttcgtTTTTTCTAAGGCTGATCCCAATTTGGATCAGCCAATCCAGCCCAATCCTTGACCTATTTTCACAACTATGAACTGCAGGCTGGTATCGGTCAGTATTGGTTCTATCGGTGATCCAAATCCTATTCCAGATCCCACctaccttatttatttattttttattttttattttttttctggctgGAAGTTCAATAAGCATACAAGTAGGTGGAAATGTGCCTATGTTTGTTATAACTAAATTTCCTAGATTACACGAAACCCCATAAAATATgttggttttttatttatttatttatttatttatttttgtggggGGGCGGGGGGAGGTGTGGGGATGTTGGTGGTAGTGGTTATGTTGAGCTTCTAGGTCAGTGGTGGTCTAGGTCAGTGGTGGGAAATAGATACTTGGATCTAGGGTAAGTCGGGGAAAGAGAATTCCACCTTCCTACCTCCTACCTTGCTTGTAATAGTGTAGAAATAATTGCGCTCTAGTGAAACTCTTTATGGTGAGACCGGATCCGGTTCACATATAAGAACAATCTTGTACATCCTTGGTCCGTAGATTTGaatccactttctctctcttcatttgatAGATTTTAAATCTACGGACCAAGAACAATCTTGTATTGTTCTTATACGTGAACCTAATCCGAATTCCCTCGTGGTCCAAATATAATTCCCAGTGTAGGGAATCTTGGAACCATTTgcggaagagagagagagagagagagagagagagggccaaGTCCCAACCAATATCACAAGACCAGAAGAGTAGAAATCCAACCTCACCGATCCACCCGAAATTTCAAAGTGAAAGCGCGTACACATTACGGTTGACCATATTTTTCTAAGCTGCCTTCCTTTTGGCATAACTTTCTTCCAACCTCAAAAGTTCAGTAAGACCGAACCAATCTCAACTTTATGAGTCATCTCTCCATCTCCTATACAAGTCCATTACCaccttttctttgtttctgtttATATTTAGTTCAACTCTAGCTGTCCTACCAAATCAAAGGGAAAAATGGGACGTAGCCCCAAAATTGCAAACAATGTGGTCTTAGCATTTGTTTCTACAACTCTGGTTGTCCTTGTTAtgctcttcttcatctttctttgcAGGAGAAGACGAATGGATTCGGAAGAAGCTCTCCCTCTCAAGCCTTGTGCCTCTGCGTACACCTTAATTGAAGTCGATGCTGCCACCGACGGCTTCAGCCATCGCCGGATTATAGGGAAAGGTCGTCTTGGAACAGTATATGTAGGTGTCATGACCAATGGAGATGTAATTGCTGTTAAACGGATCAAATCATGGCTGGTTTTGAGCAATCCTGGTTTTGGGTtctcatcaatgttgaagacccTTTCATTAGCACACAACCCTCACGTTGTACCCATCATTGGATTTTCAGAGGCTCCAGGAGAGAGAATTATCTTGATGGAGTTCATGGGTATGAAGAGCTTAGAATTCTACCTACATGAAAACTCCGGCGGTGGTGTGCCACTCTTAGACTGGTGGCGCCGCTTCAGGATTGCAGCTGGTGTTGCCAGAGGGATCGAGTACTTGCACGAGGGGATGACACCCCATTTATTACATGGATGTGTGAAGCCTTCTAACATCTTATTTGATTTAAATCTTAGACCTAGAGTATGTGACTATGGGTTATCTTTCTTGAACCCCAAAGAAAGAGGTGGCCTTGTGGGATATGTGGATGATGAGTATTgggaagagggaggagaggCATGTAAAGAAAGTGATGTTTATGGATTTGGAGTTGTTTTGTTGGAGCTTTTGAGTGGGAGGAGATGTGAAGAAGGGTTGCTTGTTAAGTGGGCTTTGCCCTTGATGAGGGCTATGAGGGTTGTTGAGGTTTTTGACCCTAGGATGGTAGTTCCTTCTGATATGAAACCTCTTATTAGATTAGCTAAGGTTGCCACAGCTTGTGTTGGTAACAGTAGAAACAACAGACCCACTATTGTTCAAGTGGCAGCTATTTTGAATAGTTTGGAGATGGAGTTGTCTACTTGATTACTTGGGATCAAACACCAAGTGATGACAAAGTGTGAGAACCGTGAGAGCAGTAAGGTTTAGTTTATCTAAATCTAGTCAGCCCAAAACCAAGCTCTCCTCATTTTAGAGCCCACTGATCTGAAAACTTTTGGGTATTGGTGGATGGAAAGCTTGGTCGGTGAGTGGTCATTTGGTCGGCAAGCCATATCTTTTCATGCAGGAAAGGCAGGAACATTTGATAACCATTTTTGTACGGTGATTGATCTGCACAGTTAGAATCTATTCCATAATCAATTCTTTGATGAATTTCATCTGTATGAATCAGTCCATACAAAAACCATTCTCatacaagaacctgatccacacttgaAATATTTTGGCTGATTATCTCATTATTTGGGTACGCTTATTTCTCATACTGTACATTCCACCCGAGTTTGTTCTCTTGGTGATAGAGCTGTCAGTGGTGTACGTGATTTGTATATGTATgttgcaactctctctctctctctctctctctctctctctctctctctcgctctcgctCTCATACAAACACATACAAACACAAGGATAGGGTTCCTCCCCCATGTGAGAGAGTTCAGTGCACATTCGATAGTTCAGAACCGCTTGAAATGTGTGTCCACGCAAAATGATGATAAAGCTATGATAAATATTTGTCTGGCATTGTTGAAGTAGTACAATTAGGTGCAAAGAAGCTTCGTTTGTGTTTCATCTGAATTCAATCAGGACCTTAATTTTTGTGATACATATAGACTTCAAGTTTTTTATGTATGtgtaggctgtgtttggtatgtatttcCATTCTCAAAACGCAGAATGCATTTTTAATTAAGAATGTGAACACCGTTTGGATACATGTTTGGCTATTTAAAAATACTGAAGCATTTCATCGAACACTTGATAGACTAATACTAAATATTGAAAACTAAAAGCAAAACACAAAAGAGGGCGAGCTGGTGCGTATTCTTCATTGCCATCACCGAGATAGCTACTCcaattcaagaaaaagaaaatgacgcACTAAAATAGTCTCCCCGATCTTCACATAATAAACCAAGCCCAGCTCAGTAATTTCAGCAAAAACCTTCCATTCAATCATTGAGTTACCAAACCTCAAAGCCATTGACAAGAACTGGGCAGTTAAACCGGTTCTAGTATTACTGCATCTGTCACAACTCACAAGCCTGAACAACAAGAAATAGGGTGAAAAGAATTGATGGATACCTCTAGTGGGTCTTATGACTCGTATTGCAATCCTCAAAATAGATGCAACAATTACAGAATCCAAAGAGAAATCACTCGCTTGGCTTCATAAATTCCTATTCCGCTAACATCTGTACCAAATCATTGCTATTTCACtaacagaagagaaggagaacacAAAATGGATCGAAAAGGGCATCACAAAATGGGCCTCCTTCCTGGGCTCATTCGTGGGCCGTTCTAGAATTTGAGAATAGAAATGCATATCAAACAATAATGTTTTTTCTATTCTAGAACGTGTTCTTTCACAGAATACATTCCatgaatgcataccaaacacaaccttggTCACTgataatttaaattttgaagaaatgaCAAGAATCCATCAATCTACCTATTGTGGAGGTACAGAGCAGATCATGCTGCAGTAAATGAAGTGATCTGGGCAAGGGAGTGTCATATTGAGTGAAAAGTCTGTCCTTGAAGATGAAGCTCTTCATTCATCATGATGGTTTGGTCTTATTCATTTGTATACTCTTCTAAGATGGAATAAAATGTTTCTTCAACCAATTGTGGGTACCCCTGTCATATCACAAAATTTTGATTGTTTGTGCTGCGAATCCTCTTCTGAATTCCATAACTGATGACTTCATGTAAATTATATGGTAGTGAAGGGTCCCCTCAACAAAATGCTAATAATATTTGAGATCTTCACATTACTTGGCAccattattcatttatttatttagtggGGGTTGGATATGGTTGTGGTGGTCCAATCATAAATTGTTTACCATAAATTGTTATTAGCCCATCTAAGGCCCATTTAGTTCGACAATTGATAGCCCGATTAAAGATCGGTACCCAAACCCGATCTACTGTTTATAAAATGGACCATGCCTAGCCTATGAGGCCAAGTACTTAAAATAAACCGCTCACACTGCGAGGTCCTAAAATGACGAAGCTCGATCCCTAACTAAAACCAGCCCGACCAATGAAACCCCCAATATAATATACCTACTTTTTAAAATACATTCAATTGTTCACAAACCCATCCACTTGCTCAAATGTCTTAAGAGAGTTAGGATGACAGGTTAAGGatttgtctttcttttcttctttcttaaattCAAGGAAAATTTACATTGCAGCGATGTGGTTGTTTGGAAACAGCTTTCGGGTGGTTTCTCTAGAATGTCAGTATGAAGTGAATCTCTACAACCAGCCCATCATTGTGGTGGGATAGGTTCAAAGTAGGGGGATTAATAATGACCCAAAGATTGTGGGTGTGGGATACACTGATGGTGtataaaaactttctccataggTATCCTAGTTAATTGATGAAACAATGAAGACAAAT is from Macadamia integrifolia cultivar HAES 741 unplaced genomic scaffold, SCU_Mint_v3 scaffold1260, whole genome shotgun sequence and encodes:
- the LOC122063243 gene encoding serine/threonine-protein kinase-like protein ACR4, encoding MGRSPKIANNVVLAFVSTTLVVLVMLFFIFLCRRRRMDSEEALPLKPCASAYTLIEVDAATDGFSHRRIIGKGRLGTVYVGVMTNGDVIAVKRIKSWLVLSNPGFGFSSMLKTLSLAHNPHVVPIIGFSEAPGERIILMEFMGMKSLEFYLHENSGGGVPLLDWWRRFRIAAGVARGIEYLHEGMTPHLLHGCVKPSNILFDLNLRPRVCDYGLSFLNPKERGGLVGYVDDEYWEEGGEACKESDVYGFGVVLLELLSGRRCEEGLLVKWALPLMRAMRVVEVFDPRMVVPSDMKPLIRLAKVATACVGNSRNNRPTIVQVAAILNSLEMELST